The Fodinibius saliphilus genome segment ACCATTAATTTCTGTAGATCGATTTCCTTTAATAATCAGGTTACCGCTGGCGGTCATATCGGTTATTTCAACACTCATATAGCCGTTTAACAACTGTCCCTGGTTGGTTTGCATCTGCTCACCAGAGTCATAGTTAACTTCTACATCGCCACCGAATGTTGGTTGGAAAGGCATAAAATTACCACCTAACGAGCCGCCTGCCCCAGCTTTTGCATTTGTAGCATTTTGCGCGTCTGAGCTGGTACTTCCGGATATATTTTCCTGTAGCACAACCGTAATAATATCGCCCACTTGCTGTGCCTTATTATCCTGATACATTGAGCTTTGGCCCTGTACCGAAGTGACAGTAACCCAAACAAAGAGTAGTGAAAGTCCAATTTTAGATATCAAAGTGTATTTTTCCATAATATTAATCCCGAGCGAACAACTTCGCCCACATATTTTCTTCTCGTTTCATCGCTATAAATTCTAATCTTATCTCCTTTTGCACCGTTTTCACGAGCTTCACCTGCAACCTGGACCTGGATTCCTTTTTTCCGTATTAATACTTGTACCTGATCCCCTGCTTCTACTATAAATTCTCTACTAATAAAAGACTTCTGCACCGGCTGGCCGGTAAGAAGCGTTCTTCGCAATGTTTTACCAATCAAGGTGTCAACATCTTCAATCAAATTGTCTTTATTTCGTGATAAAGACACCCACTGGTTTTTCAGATCCTCTTTTTTGATCTCACTACCCGATCGTATTCGACGTATCACTACTGGTACTTTCTTTTCAAGTTCTACCACGAGCTGTATTTGTACACGCCTTTTCTTTTGATGATCTCGATATAAAACTTCAAAATTGGTATATCGGCGTACATTCCCATCCAGTTGTACCCCAAGAATACCCTGCACACCTACTTCTAAAAGACGCCGAGGAATCCAACGGGCTTTAATGTCGAACCGATAGTTTTCGGCCGAAAACTGTTGAAGCAGCTGCTCTTTGGCCTGTTGGAGAATCATCTGTTTGGTGTCCCTATCATTCTCACCCAGGCGTTCTAATTCCCCATGAGCTTTCACTGCTCTATGAGCTAGCGAGAAAGCAACACAAAAAATTAAAAGCCATATGAGAGTTCGGATCTTCACTGGTTACTAATACTAGAGTTATCGTTTAATAGAGTTTGTTACTGACATCATATCTTCAGCAGACTTCACCATTTTTGAATTGGTTTCATATGCCCGCTGTGCTTCAATTAGCTGAACCATCTCTTGTACAACATCAACATTTGAGCTTTCAAGATAACCTTGTCGCACTACACCAAAACCTTCTGATCCCGGGCGGTCAACAAAAGCCATCCCTGAGGCTTCCGTTTCTTTATAAATATTTCCTCCTTTAGCCTGAAGTCCGGCCGGGTTCGAGAAGCGAGCGATCTCAATCTGACCAAGCTCAACTTTTTGGTTATCTCCCATTAGCGCCGTTACTGTTCCATTCTGACTTACCTCAATGGCCTGTGCCTCCATTGGAACCTCAATCTGTTCGGCAAGGGGTAAACCCGAATTATTTATCAGCATCCCGGAAGAATCACGACTAAAATTACCATCTCGGGTATAGCCAATAGAACCATCCGGCATTTCAACCCGGAAAAATCCATTTCCGCTGATTCCCATATCTAAGGGATTGCCGGTTTCTGACATTGATCCCTGCATAAAGTTTCTGATCGTCGAAACGGCCTGTGAACCATGGCCTATCTGCAAGCGAGGACTATCTTCAGATATTCTATTAGCTGCCCCACCGGGTTTCGAAACAGAAATATCCTCATAGAATAGATCTTGAAAAGCAATAGTGCTTCGTTTATAACCTGTTGTTCCAACATTAGCTAAATTATTAGCAATGTTATCTACCGATTTTTGTTGGGCACTCATCCCGAGCGCTGCCGTTGATAAAGCTCTAAAAGGCATAATGGTGTAATTGTTTTAGATTAAAATTTTCCCAACCTAGACGTAACCTGTCCAAGCATTTCGTCTGTAGTTTTAATTGCTCGTTGCTGCGTTTCAAACATTTTCGTAGTCTGCATCATATCAACCATCTCATCAAGAGGATTTACATTCCCAGATTCATAATAACCTTGTCTTACCCTGCTAGAGTTATCATCAATCATAGCACTCTGCTGCACAGCAAAATAGTTACTACCCATGCGATCTAGCTGAGAGGTATCTTCTACTTGCACAATCTTCAATTTGTCAAGCACTTCGCTATTTAATCTAATGGTACCGTCATCGGCCACTTCAACTTTTGCCGGTTCTCCATTCTTTCCACCGGCTTGCAGATACTGAGGCATATATATAGGTCCTGAATCCCCCATAACCTTTGCTCCTCGTCCATCAACCAAATACCCATCATTACTAACATGCATTCGGCCATCGCGGGTCAGCTTTTGTCCTTCTTCACCTTGCACTACAAAAAAGCCTTTCCCCTTGATCCCCATATCAAGGTCGTTACCTGTTGCTTCCAAAACCCCTTGGGTCATATCTAATTCTTGCTGGGGCATAGCACGAGTTACAGATTTACCGTTAACTTCTTCCTGAACCATCCGATAAAATACCTTACTACCTTTAAAACCAGGCGTATTGATGTTTGCTAAATTATTAGCAGTAACATCTTGTGCTTTTCTAAGCATCTGCATCGCCTGCATTTGGGCCTGTATACCGTCAGTCATAAGATCCTCTACAATACTTCTTTGTTTCGTTAATAAAACTTCGGTTAGTACCGATTCAGATACATATACCTTCAAATTTTGTGCCACCTCCTCTTTTATCGAGGATTATTAAATTATTTACCTTGCCCCTGAACTAAATCAGTCGGTGTATATATATTTATATTATAAAGTATAGCATCCTCTACTGTCTTCTTGACCACTTCATTACTGCCCTTAAGTTTAAATTCGCTGTGCCCGCCTTGTTTAGGTGGGATAGTTTCATTTTCTCCGCATTCAGGGAAATGTTTTCCGTCAAAGCCGAGCTTTTCTTCCTCCGGACATTTATAAACAACCTCATAAGGATATAAAGCGACTTGTTTTTTATGTGGTACTGTATTTGATGTACTACACCCTTATGTCAGACCAAAGCTCGGCTCAAGAAAAAACGGAAGACCCCACACAGCAGAGGCTTGAAAAAGCTCGTGAGGAGGGGAATGTCAGTGTCAGTAAAGAAGTGTCTTCTGTTGTAATTATGGTAATATCACTATTTACCATCTTGAGTGTCGGAGAGTTCATCTATGGAAAATTTGTTCAGCTCTTCGAAACTTTTTTCCTCAATGCCGGGGCAGCCATTCAAAACCAAGATCAAGCTCTTGCATATCTTAAGGAGGCCTTCTTAGCTGGCTTCGAAGCGATGACCCCTCTTCTCATTGTATTAATCATTACCGCCTTCTTAGTAAATGCCATTCAAACCAAGATGGCTTTTTCCATAAAAGCCCTGGAACCAAAATTCAGCAACCTGAATCCCATAGAAGGAGTTAAAAACATCTTTTCCATGAAAGGGCTTATGGAGCTGGCAAAAGGGATAGTAAAGCTTACTGCTGTAGTAGGTATTGCATACTCCACTATTACCACCAATGCCAACACCTTTCTCTCTTTTGCTGTAACCCCTATGGAATATGGGCTGCAAGAGTCAGGGTACTATATACTCACTTTTTTAGGCAAAGTTTTTGCAGCTCTATTTGTCCTGTCCGTTGCTGATGCACTTTATCAGCAATATCAACATAAAGAAGATCTTAAAATGAGTAAGAAAGAAGTAAAGGATGAACGGAAAGAGTCTGAAGGGGACCCTCAAATGAAGGGTAAACGAAAGGAGATGGGACAGGCTCTCCGCCACAAACGAATGGACCATGCCGTACTAGAGTCTGATGTAGTAGTGACAAACCCAACACACTATGCCGTAGCGCTACAATATGATCCGGAAGCAAATAGCGCTCCGTTGGTAATGGCCAAAGGACAGCGTTATAAAGCACAAAAGATTAAAAAATTAGCCAGAGAATTTGATGTACCTATTGTAGAAAACAAACCGGTTGCCCAGGCACTTTTTGCTTCCGCAGAAGTCGACCAGCATATCCCAGAAGATATGTATCGGGCTGTCGCCGAAATTTTAGCCTACGTTTACAAACTTAAGAATAAACATAACATTTAACTGTAGAGAATGCCTTTTGCTAATATAAGTACAAACCAGCTTAAGGATCGGTTCATGAGGACCGATGTCCTAATTTCTTCGAGTATCATTGTCATTCTTTTGATAATGATTATTCCGTTCCCTCCAATGCTTATGGATTTTTTCCTGGCATTGAATATCTCGTTATCGATCGTGGTTATGCTGGTAGCCTTTTATACCCTAAAACCCCTGGAGTTTTCCGTTTTTCCGGGCATGTTGCTGATCCTGACTCTTTTTAGGTTGGCACTGAACATTGCATCAACTCGTCTTATTTTAAGTGAAGGATATGCAGGATCGGTCATTGAATCGTTCGGGGGCTTTATTGTTCAAGGCAATTATGTAATTGGGATTATCATTTTTGCAGTTCTTATCATTATTAACTTTGTCGTTATTACCAAGGGTGCAACTCGAATTGCCGAGGTAGGTGCTCGTTTTACGCTTGATGCGATGCCCGGTAAACAGATGTCTATTGATGCCGACCTAAGTGCCGGCCTTATTACCGACCAGCAAGCCAAACAACGACGTGAGGAAATTGCCCGAGAGGCTGATTTTTATGGTGCAATGGATGGTGCTAGTAAGTTCGTTCGCGGTGATGTTATTGCCGGATTGCTCATAACCTGTATTAATATTGTAGGTGGACTTGTGATTGGAACAGTCCAGCTTGGTATGCCGATGGCAGAAGCTGCTAAACTGTATACCTTAATGACTATTGGTGATGGTCTTGTATCACAGATTCCTGCACTTCTTATTTCAACATCAGCAGGTATTATTGTATCACGTGCTGCTTCAGAAGGCAACCTTAGTGATGACCTTACCAACCAACTATTGGGCGATCCCAAAACCCTGGTTATGGGGGCGACATTTGTATTCTTTATCGGCCTAATGCCGGGCCTGCCTGTTATACCATTCTGGTCAATTTCTGGCCTCTTTCTTTTGCTTGCTTATAAACGCCACCAGACCGAAGAGAAGCAAAGACAGATCGAGGAACAGCGACAAGACGAACTACCCGAAGGCGAGCAAGAAAAAGATCGCGTGGAAGATTATCTGCTGTTAGACACACTCGAGCTTGAAATCGGATATAGTTTAATCTCTATGGTTGAAGCCCAACAGGGTGGCGACTTGCTGGATCGTATAACATCTCTTAGAAAACAGTTAGCAGCTGAACTTGGAATTATTATTCCTTCTGTAAGAATTAGAGATAACGTTCAACTGGATGCTAACCACTATGTTATTAAAATGCGTGGTATTGAGCAGGGAGGCGGTGAGCTATTGCCCGACTATCATCTGGCCCTTATACC includes the following:
- a CDS encoding flagellar basal body L-ring protein FlgH — translated: MEKYTLISKIGLSLLFVWVTVTSVQGQSSMYQDNKAQQVGDIITVVLQENISGSTSSDAQNATNAKAGAGGSLGGNFMPFQPTFGGDVEVNYDSGEQMQTNQGQLLNGYMSVEITDMTASGNLIIKGNRSTEINGEKHKIDLSGIVRPKDINGRNQVLSYRVSNAKINYEKEGGLDRIKKKDGFIKKAVLTGVGIALGAAAVMKAMN
- the flgA gene encoding flagellar basal body P-ring formation chaperone FlgA → MKAHGELERLGENDRDTKQMILQQAKEQLLQQFSAENYRFDIKARWIPRRLLEVGVQGILGVQLDGNVRRYTNFEVLYRDHQKKRRVQIQLVVELEKKVPVVIRRIRSGSEIKKEDLKNQWVSLSRNKDNLIEDVDTLIGKTLRRTLLTGQPVQKSFISREFIVEAGDQVQVLIRKKGIQVQVAGEARENGAKGDKIRIYSDETRRKYVGEVVRSGLILWKNTL
- the flgG gene encoding flagellar basal-body rod protein FlgG gives rise to the protein MPFRALSTAALGMSAQQKSVDNIANNLANVGTTGYKRSTIAFQDLFYEDISVSKPGGAANRISEDSPRLQIGHGSQAVSTIRNFMQGSMSETGNPLDMGISGNGFFRVEMPDGSIGYTRDGNFSRDSSGMLINNSGLPLAEQIEVPMEAQAIEVSQNGTVTALMGDNQKVELGQIEIARFSNPAGLQAKGGNIYKETEASGMAFVDRPGSEGFGVVRQGYLESSNVDVVQEMVQLIEAQRAYETNSKMVKSAEDMMSVTNSIKR
- a CDS encoding flagellar hook-basal body protein, producing MAQNLKVYVSESVLTEVLLTKQRSIVEDLMTDGIQAQMQAMQMLRKAQDVTANNLANINTPGFKGSKVFYRMVQEEVNGKSVTRAMPQQELDMTQGVLEATGNDLDMGIKGKGFFVVQGEEGQKLTRDGRMHVSNDGYLVDGRGAKVMGDSGPIYMPQYLQAGGKNGEPAKVEVADDGTIRLNSEVLDKLKIVQVEDTSQLDRMGSNYFAVQQSAMIDDNSSRVRQGYYESGNVNPLDEMVDMMQTTKMFETQQRAIKTTDEMLGQVTSRLGKF
- the flhB gene encoding flagellar biosynthesis protein FlhB, translating into MSDQSSAQEKTEDPTQQRLEKAREEGNVSVSKEVSSVVIMVISLFTILSVGEFIYGKFVQLFETFFLNAGAAIQNQDQALAYLKEAFLAGFEAMTPLLIVLIITAFLVNAIQTKMAFSIKALEPKFSNLNPIEGVKNIFSMKGLMELAKGIVKLTAVVGIAYSTITTNANTFLSFAVTPMEYGLQESGYYILTFLGKVFAALFVLSVADALYQQYQHKEDLKMSKKEVKDERKESEGDPQMKGKRKEMGQALRHKRMDHAVLESDVVVTNPTHYAVALQYDPEANSAPLVMAKGQRYKAQKIKKLAREFDVPIVENKPVAQALFASAEVDQHIPEDMYRAVAEILAYVYKLKNKHNI
- the flhA gene encoding flagellar biosynthesis protein FlhA, whose translation is MRTDVLISSSIIVILLIMIIPFPPMLMDFFLALNISLSIVVMLVAFYTLKPLEFSVFPGMLLILTLFRLALNIASTRLILSEGYAGSVIESFGGFIVQGNYVIGIIIFAVLIIINFVVITKGATRIAEVGARFTLDAMPGKQMSIDADLSAGLITDQQAKQRREEIAREADFYGAMDGASKFVRGDVIAGLLITCINIVGGLVIGTVQLGMPMAEAAKLYTLMTIGDGLVSQIPALLISTSAGIIVSRAASEGNLSDDLTNQLLGDPKTLVMGATFVFFIGLMPGLPVIPFWSISGLFLLLAYKRHQTEEKQRQIEEQRQDELPEGEQEKDRVEDYLLLDTLELEIGYSLISMVEAQQGGDLLDRITSLRKQLAAELGIIIPSVRIRDNVQLDANHYVIKMRGIEQGGGELLPDYHLALIPSDFDANIQGIETTDPTFGMDAIWVSGKNKSQAEKFGLSVIEAGAVITTHLMEVLKKNAHKLIDRQMVKRLVDNIEEQSPALIEELVPEGMQIGQIQKVLKRLLRERIPINNLITILETLADYCHQTANVDVLTEYCRASLSETITQKFVSDDNEVVVVMMDSSLESRLIEKAQQGGLNANTLGLDPNTVELLYKSSSKTFENMIRQGYDPVLLTSPVLRNTLFEFLAPILPDINVLSYNDISQNVQFKTFDRLNIQRAELNEPASV